CGGGCGAACGCCTCCGCGGTCGCGATGTCGCACTGGTCGGCCAGGGCCCGGACGGGCTCGCCGCGCAGCCGCAGCGCCCGCACCGGGCGCTTGCCGAGCTCGTCGGGGGCGTCGACGAACTCCAGCCGCAGCCGGGTGGAGTCCTCGAGCTCGTCCCACCGGCTCGGCAGGTCGAGCAGGGTGACGCCGTGCAGCCCGTCGGGCGGCACGATGTGGTTGCCGGGGGGCAGGTGGCCGCCGTCGATGACCAGCAGGATGTGCGGCGTGGCGGGACGCTCGTCGGCGCCGAAGCGGGGCCGGTCGCTCAGGTCGGGCGGGAGCAGGTTGCCCAGGTCGTCGAGCGAGGTGGAGACCAGGCGCATCGGCCCGACCGCGTCGACCTCGCGGGTGCTCTGGGCGTGGGGGAGCCACTTCACCCAGTCCCAGTGGGTGAGGTTCTGCTCCGAGCTGAGCACCGCCACGATCAGCTGGTCGGGGTTCTGGAACGCGGTCGCCGAGCAGATCATCGCCCGCGCCGTCGAGCGCACCTCCTCGGCGTCGCCGCACAGCTCGATCCGGTCGAAGGCGCGCAGGTCGATCGAGGCGGGCAGGTTGGGCTGGAGCCGGTGGACCACCAGCAGGCGGTGCAGCGCGGACGCGGCGGCCGGGTCGACCTGGTCGACCGGCGCGCTCTCCGGCGGCACCAGCTCCAGCGACAGCGGCTGTGAGCACAGCCCGTAGCGCACGTGCAGGAAGTTGTCGTCGGAGGCGGTGTGCTCCCACAGCCGGGTGCGGTCCTCGGCCAGCGCGGGCAGCGCCGACGGCTCGGGGTGGTGCCAGTTGAGCGCGCGGCGCTGCTGGTCGGCCGCCTCGCGCGCGACCTTGCGGATGTTGCTGAGGTAGCGCAGGTACTCCGTGCGCGATCCGGTGACCTGCTGGGCGCGCTGCTTCCGCTGCCGGTCGATCTGCACGATGATGAAGCCGAGGGTGGCGAAGAGGAACATGCCGGCCGCGAGGAAGCTGCGGCTCTTGTTGGCGCCGCCCATCGTGGCGACGAGCACGATCGAGCCCAGGCTGCCCAGCATCGGGATGGCGTTCATCAGCACGCCGCCCGCGCCCTCGCCGTCCTGCAGCTCCGGCGGTGGCTGCAGGACGATCTGGCCGCCCGGCATCTCGGGCTCGTCGAGCCGCTGGCCACCTCGCAATGTCGTGCTCACTCGCGTCCCCCCGTGCCTCACCCGTTGAAGTCGCGACGATGATAGGTGTGCTGCGGAGCGGCCCGCGACTACCCTTCACCCGACGAGCGCCCGCCCGAGGCATGCGAAGGGGGAATCCGTGTCGGACGTCGCGATGTCCAGCACTGCTGGAGCGACCATTGCCGTGAGCATCCACGGCCCTGCCGGCGTGCTCGACCTGGTCGTGCCCGCGGGCGCCACCTCGGTCGACGTGGCCCGTGAGTACGCCAAGCAGGCCGAGGTGCCCGGCATCCCGCTGCTGCAGACCGCGCTCGGCGAGCGCCTCAACGCGGCGGCCCCCCTGAGCGAGGCCGGGATCGAGCCCGGCGACGTGCTGGTGGCGACCGCCGGCGTCCACCGGCCCCGCCGGGTGACGCTTCTCCAGGCCGCCAAGAACGCGCCGGAGAGCCCGGAGCTCGCCTCGATGGTCGCCTGGCTCGCCGCCCTGGTCGCGGTCCTGGCCGCCTGGTACGCCGCCCGCTCGGGCGACGACGTCGCGCGCACCGTCGTCGTCGGCGTGCTGCTGGCGTGCTCGCTCGCCGGCGTGCTGCCGGTCGGTCGCCACGCGCGCCAGCGGGCCGCCGCCGCCCCCGCCTTCGCCGCCGCGGCGGCCTTCGCCGCGCTCCACGAGCCCGGTCTGCACCTGCTCCCCGCGATCCTCGGCACCTCCGCCATGGCGGCGGCCGTCGTGGCCGGGATCGGCCGCGCGCTGTCCCACGACGCGGACGAGGTCAGCACGGTCTGGATCGTCGCCGGGCTCGCCGTCTTCGCCTGCTGCGCCGTGCCGGCGATGCTCGGGTGGGACGCGCGGGTCGCCTGGACGCTGCTGGTGTTCGGGTCGATGATGGCCGCGCGCTTCGCGCCCTCGCTCGCGGTCGACGTGCCCGACGAGGCGCTGCTCGACCTCGACCGCCTCGCCGTGACGGCCTGGTCGGCCCGCGACAGCCAGCGCGCGGGGCGGCGCGGCCGCGCGGTCGTCGCGGCCGGCGCCATGGAGCGGCTGGTGCACCGCGCCTCACGCATCGTCACCGGCGCGTCCGCCGCGATCCTGGTGACGATGGTCGTGGCGAGCCCCCTGCTGCTGCAGCGCGCCACCATCGACCTCGACCTCATCGGCGCGCGCTGCCTGGTCCTCTTCGCCGGCTGCTCGCTGCTCCTCGCGGCCCGGTCCTACCGGCACGCCGCTGCGCGTGCGCTCCTGCGCCTCGCCGGGCTCGCCGCCCTCGTCGCCCTGGGGGTCCACCTCGCCACGGGCCCGGGCGCCGGGCACGTCGACACGTTCTTCTACGTCACCGTCGCGCTCGGCGTGGTCGCCCTCGCCGCCGCAGTGGCGACCGGGCGCGGCTGGCGCTCGGTCTGGTGGTCGCGTCGCGCCGAGGTCGCCGAGTCGCTGTGCGGCAGCTTCGCGTTCGCCGCCGCCGTGGTCGCGTCCGGCGTGTTCCGGCGGCTCTGGGAGCTGACCTCCTGAGGGGGCGCTCCGACGACGTTCGGTGGATTCAGGTTTAGGCCGAATCCGCCCGGGTAGATGCAGGATCAGCGCGGGGGGCCGGGACGTCTCCCCGAGCACCGGATCACCAGTCCAGTGGATCACCAACAAGACACTCGGTCGGTCGGACCGCCGAGGGAGAAGGATCTTCAATGAGCGAGATGTACGGCCAGACAGAGAAGGCGCTCTCCAAGGGTGCTGACTTCGTCGACCAGGCCCGCGCCGACGTCAAGAACAAGTGTGGCGTCCTGTCCGGAAACATCCAGACGATGATGGGTGGATGGGGCGGCCAGGGTGCCTCCGCGTTCAACAACCTCATGATCGCCTGGGACCAGAAGCAGGAGACCATCCTCAAGGCCCTCGACCAGCTCGCGGCCTCCATGAAGGAGACCGAGCGCGACAACGTCTCCACCGACGAGGCCCAGTCCGCCACCCACACCAACCTCCAGGGCCGTCTCGGCTGACGCCGACACCTGACTGCGCAGATCTAGGAGATCGACATGACTTTCGACGGAATCAAGGTCCAGCACGGCAGCCTCGACGCCGGTGCGGCCGACGTGATGAAGGCGGCCAAGGACATCGAGGCCCGCCTCGACCAGCTCGAGACCGAGCTCAACCCCCTCAAGTCGGACTGGAACGGTAACGCCAAGATGGCCTACGACCAGGCCAAGGCCAAGTGGGACCAGGCCATGACGGAGATGACCCTCCTGCTCCAGCAGGCCAGCCAGGGTGTCGACGCGTCCAACGCCGAGTACAAGGCCGCCGACGCCCGGGGCGCCAACCGCTTCTGAGCGCACGCACCTCGTCCGAGGCCGGTCGTCCCTGCGGGATGACCGGCCTCCGGCATTTCGGGAGCCGCTTTCGCCTAGGCTGCTCCCGGTTCAGCGCCCCGCCCGGCCGGGCGGAGCGCAGGTGAAGCACTGTTCAGGGGGGAATCACCAATGAGTCAGGGGTCCTCGGTCGCGTCGGGCCTGGTCCGCGTGACCATCGCCTCGGGATCTCGACGCGTCGACCTCGTGCTGCCGGGCGCGATCCCGGTCGCCGAGCTGGTGCCGGAGCTCGCCCGCTCCGTCGGCCTCCTCGACGCGTCCACCGTCTACGGCGGCTACCGCCTGGTGACGCAGGAGGGCCGGATCCTCGCCGACAACGCCGGCCTCACGATGCAGGGCATCGAGGACGGCGGCCTGCTCACCGTCACCGCCGGCGTCGACGACAAGGCGCCCCGGGTCTACGACGACGTGGTCGAGGCGATGGCCGACGTCGTCGAGAACGAGCTCCGGCCGTGGGAGCCCGCGGCCGGGCGCCGCACGGCCCTCGGCGCGGCCGCCATCCTGCTCGGCCTCGGCGCGCTGGCCCTGCTCCTCCAGGGCGAGAGCCTGCTCGGCGGCGTCGCGGCCGGCGTCATCGCGGGCCTGCTCGTGGTGGGCGGCATCGTCCTGACCCGCGCGCAGGGCGAGCCCGAGGCCGGCGTCGTCGTCTCGCTGCTCGCCGCGCTCTACGCCGCGGTCGCCGGCCTGCTGCTCGCGCCCGGTGACCTGCCGTCGTGGCGCTGGCCCCTTCCCGACGCGTTCTTCACCGACCCCCTGCTCTACGCCGGGCTGGGCGTGCTGGCCGTCGGCCTGGTGGCCGTCGTGGGCCTCGAGGGCGGTCGCGCTCTCGTGATCCCGGCCGTCGTGGTGGGTGCGGTGCTGGTCGCCGGCTCCCTGCTCGTGCGGGTGTTCTCGCTGGAGCCCGCCACCGTCTTCATCGTCCTGCTCACCCTCGTCGTCCTCGCCGGCAGCATCTTCCCGTGGCTCGCGCTCGGCGTCACCGGCACCAAGGTCGACCAGCTCTACTCGCTGCACGACATCACCGCCGACCCCGACGAGATCGACCCCGAGGAGGTCGCCGACGACGCCCGCGTCGGCCACGAGATCCTCCTCGCGGTGTCCGCGACGGTGGGCACGCTGCTGGTGCTGCTGGCGCCCTTCGCCGTCGGCAGCGGTGCCTACGGCACGATCCTGGCGGCGGTGTGCTGCCTGGCCGTCATGTTCCGCACCCGCCAGTACCGCACCGGGGCCGAGGTGCTGGCCGGCCTCGCCTCGGGCATCCTCGGCCTGGTCTCGGTGGCGGTGTCGATGCTGCTGATCCACGACGGCTGGCGCGCCGGCGCCGCCCTCGCCCTGGCCGGCGTCGGCGCGGCGCTGCTCGCGCTGACGCTCGTGCCCGCCTCGCCGTCGGTGCGCCGCGGCCGGATGGGCGACATCGTCGAGACGATGACGCTGCTCGCGCTGCTGCCGCTGATGGTCCTGGCAGCCGGCTTCGTGTCCGCGGTGGCGGGCTGATCGATGGCCACCAAGAAGGATCTCGTCGAGGCGCACGCCTTCAGCCGCCGCCGGCTGGTCACCGCCTTCGTCTCCGGCGCCCCGGGCGGCCGGGAGGTCGAGCCGGTGCGTCCCGGCCGCGTGCTCATCGGCGGCGTCGCCCTGTCGGTGCTCCTGCTGGCCGGTGCGGCCATCGCCGGCTTCCTGCTCGGCCGCCCGCCCGCCCAGTGGCTCGACGAGGGAAGCTTCGTCATCTCCAAGGACACCGGCGAGCAGTACGTCGTCCTGCGCGGCGGTGACGACCCCCTGCTCCAGCGGGTGCCCAACTACGTCTCCGCCCAGCTGCTGCTGGGCGAGGCCAAGCTGACGCCCTTCACGGTGCGCGACAAGTACATCCGCACGGTGCAGCTCGGGGAGGACCTCGGCATCGACGCGGCCCCCGCCAGCCTGCCGTCCGCCGACGAGCTGGTCGACGACGACTGGACCGCGTGCACCGGCGCAGGCGTCGGCATCAAGCTCGCGGTGCAGCGCACGCCCACGGTCGAGGACCTGACCGGGTCGGCCTTCCTGGTGCGCAGCGAAGGCACCACCTGGCTCATCGCCACCGCGCCGCCGGTCGGCAGCGAGCAGGGCAGCGCCTACCGCCTGCCCATGCCGGCCGACGAGACCGAGTCCTCGACGCTGGGCGTACGGCTCGGGTTCGGCGCCTCCGCCACCGAGGTCGACGCCGACTGGCTCAACCTCTTCCGCCTGGGCGACCCGCTCGAGCAGAAGTCGTTCGGAGTCACCCGCGCCGGCGAGCGGGTGCCCTACGGCAGCACCGGCACCGACCTCTCCCGCTACCGCATCGGTGACCTGCTGCGCTCGAGCAGCGGCGCCTACTACCTCCTCGGCGACGAGAAGCCCGAGCGGCTCAGCGACTTCGACGCGCTCGTCTACGACGTCGTCGGCACCGGCACGCAGGAGCTCGCCGACGACCTGTCCGCGTCGTTCGGCGACCCGAAGACCCCGGCGGAGTGGCCCAGCGAGGTCCCGCAGCCGATCACCAACGGCGCGCTGTGCGCCGTGCTGCACCCCGACGCGCGTGCCGGCGCCACCTTCAGCCTCGCCACCAACCCGACCGGCGCCGCGGACCCCTCGGGCGTCCGGCCGCGACGCCACGCGGTCGACGTCGAGCCGAGCGCGGGCGCCTACGTCCTCTCCGGCTCCGGCGAGGCCGCCGAGTCCGGCACCCCCTACGTCATCGACCCGAAGGGCGCGAAGTACGCCCTCGTCGGCCCCGAGGTGCCCGACTTCCTCGGCTACGGCGACGTCGACCCGCCACTGGTGCCGAGCGCGTGGCTGGAGTTCTTCGAGTCCGGTGTCCCGCTGTCGACCAACAGCGCACGCCGGGTCCCCGAGGACGCCCCGCCGGCCGACGACGCGTCCGCGGACGCCGGCTGATGGCTGCCCCGCCGCCGGGTCGTCGCCGCCCGTCTCCGCGCACGGTGCTCGCCGCGGGCCTGCTCGCCGCGGCGGTCGTGCCGCTCGGCGCGACGCCGGCCGCTGCCGACCACGACGCCCCCTGCAGCGTCGCCGAGCTGCCCCAGTCCGAGCGGCTCGCCGACACCCACGCCAAGGACAACGCGGCGTTCGACCGGATGCACGTCGAGCAGGCGCAGGAGCTCGCCACCGGCCGGGGCGTCAAGGTCGCCGTGATCGACAGCGGCGTGATGGGCGTCGAGGGACTCGACGTCGTCGGCGGCGTGGCCGTCCCGGGGGTCTCTCCCAATGCGCTGCTGTCGGGCCACGGCACGATCGTCGGCGGGCTGATCGCCGGGCCGCAGGGGGTCGCTCCCGACGCGCAGGTCTACGACGTCAAGGTCTACGACGCCGAGGACGCCGACACCACGCAGGGCGAGCGGCCGCTGACCTCGGCCGGCATCGTCGCCGGCATCGAGGCCGTCATCTCGGCCCAACCGCAGCAGCGGTTCGACATCGTCAACATCTCCCTCGCCGTCCGCCAGTCCGACCCGGCGCTGGAGGCGGCCGTCGCGCGCCTGGTGGCCCTCGACGTGGTGGTGGTCGCGGCCGCGGGCAACGCCGCGTCGAGCACCCCCGACGGGTTCGCCGGCACCCCGGGCAACGATGCGGAGGTCTACCCCGCCGACTACCCCGGCGTGCTCGCTGTCAGCGCCACCCCACCCGGCGACGAGAACCCCAGCGCCTACGTCGTGCCCAACGCCGACACCGACGTCGCGGCCCCCACCGTGGGCGCGCTCTCCGCCAACGCCACCGGCCAGGCCTGCGTCGTGGGCGAGGTCGCCACCTCGTGGGCGACGGCCGAGGTCAGCGGCGTCCTGGCGCTGCTCGCCGAGCGGTTCCCCCGCGACACGCCGCAGCAGCTCGTCGCCCGGCTCCAGGCCACCGCCGAGGGCGCCGGCGCGGCACGGGACGACGCCTCGAGCCCATGGACGGGCGCGGGCGTGGTGCAGGCGCACGACGCGCTCACCCGGGAGATCCGGCCGGGGCGCAAGGGCAAGGTCGAGACCACCGTCCAGGAGGTCCGCGCCGACGCCCAGGCGCCGCCGGCGCCCCGGCGCGTCGACCTCTTCGGCACGCCCCGCGCGATCCTGCTGTGGTCGGGCCTGGTCGCGGGGTCGCTGCTCGCCCTCGCCTCGATGCTGCGCCCGCTGCTGCGGCGGTGACCCACGACACCCCGACCCATGATGGAATCGGGCCATGCCTGAGACCACGGACGAGCCCGTCGCCGTCATCCTGGCCGGCGGCCAAGGCTCGCGCCTGTGGCCGATCAGCCGGGACCGCGCCCCGAAGCAGTTCCAGCCCGTCGTGCGCGACCGCCCGCTGCTCACCGGCACGATCGAGCGGCTCAGCGAGATCGTCGACCCGAGCCGCATCCACGTCTCGACCCGCGCCCG
The sequence above is drawn from the Nocardioides sp. zg-1228 genome and encodes:
- a CDS encoding WXG100 family type VII secretion target, translating into MSEMYGQTEKALSKGADFVDQARADVKNKCGVLSGNIQTMMGGWGGQGASAFNNLMIAWDQKQETILKALDQLAASMKETERDNVSTDEAQSATHTNLQGRLG
- a CDS encoding WXG100 family type VII secretion target, whose translation is MTFDGIKVQHGSLDAGAADVMKAAKDIEARLDQLETELNPLKSDWNGNAKMAYDQAKAKWDQAMTEMTLLLQQASQGVDASNAEYKAADARGANRF
- the eccD gene encoding type VII secretion integral membrane protein EccD, which produces MSQGSSVASGLVRVTIASGSRRVDLVLPGAIPVAELVPELARSVGLLDASTVYGGYRLVTQEGRILADNAGLTMQGIEDGGLLTVTAGVDDKAPRVYDDVVEAMADVVENELRPWEPAAGRRTALGAAAILLGLGALALLLQGESLLGGVAAGVIAGLLVVGGIVLTRAQGEPEAGVVVSLLAALYAAVAGLLLAPGDLPSWRWPLPDAFFTDPLLYAGLGVLAVGLVAVVGLEGGRALVIPAVVVGAVLVAGSLLVRVFSLEPATVFIVLLTLVVLAGSIFPWLALGVTGTKVDQLYSLHDITADPDEIDPEEVADDARVGHEILLAVSATVGTLLVLLAPFAVGSGAYGTILAAVCCLAVMFRTRQYRTGAEVLAGLASGILGLVSVAVSMLLIHDGWRAGAALALAGVGAALLALTLVPASPSVRRGRMGDIVETMTLLALLPLMVLAAGFVSAVAG
- a CDS encoding type VII secretion protein EccB, with amino-acid sequence MATKKDLVEAHAFSRRRLVTAFVSGAPGGREVEPVRPGRVLIGGVALSVLLLAGAAIAGFLLGRPPAQWLDEGSFVISKDTGEQYVVLRGGDDPLLQRVPNYVSAQLLLGEAKLTPFTVRDKYIRTVQLGEDLGIDAAPASLPSADELVDDDWTACTGAGVGIKLAVQRTPTVEDLTGSAFLVRSEGTTWLIATAPPVGSEQGSAYRLPMPADETESSTLGVRLGFGASATEVDADWLNLFRLGDPLEQKSFGVTRAGERVPYGSTGTDLSRYRIGDLLRSSSGAYYLLGDEKPERLSDFDALVYDVVGTGTQELADDLSASFGDPKTPAEWPSEVPQPITNGALCAVLHPDARAGATFSLATNPTGAADPSGVRPRRHAVDVEPSAGAYVLSGSGEAAESGTPYVIDPKGAKYALVGPEVPDFLGYGDVDPPLVPSAWLEFFESGVPLSTNSARRVPEDAPPADDASADAG
- a CDS encoding S8 family serine peptidase; protein product: MAAPPPGRRRPSPRTVLAAGLLAAAVVPLGATPAAADHDAPCSVAELPQSERLADTHAKDNAAFDRMHVEQAQELATGRGVKVAVIDSGVMGVEGLDVVGGVAVPGVSPNALLSGHGTIVGGLIAGPQGVAPDAQVYDVKVYDAEDADTTQGERPLTSAGIVAGIEAVISAQPQQRFDIVNISLAVRQSDPALEAAVARLVALDVVVVAAAGNAASSTPDGFAGTPGNDAEVYPADYPGVLAVSATPPGDENPSAYVVPNADTDVAAPTVGALSANATGQACVVGEVATSWATAEVSGVLALLAERFPRDTPQQLVARLQATAEGAGAARDDASSPWTGAGVVQAHDALTREIRPGRKGKVETTVQEVRADAQAPPAPRRVDLFGTPRAILLWSGLVAGSLLALASMLRPLLRR